In Nakaseomyces glabratus chromosome I, complete sequence, the sequence TAACGCTTTTCGAGGACAATCAATCGATGTACCAACCATGGTGGCAGATAACAGGATATCAGGATTCAAGATTAGTAAATTGTCATTAACTTTTTGAGTTACAGGATCTACATCTGAAGACAACAAACGCTTATTGGCACAGTTTTTACCTTCTATAATATGAATAATATCTCCTTCTTTAAAGTCAAGGTACACCCACGGATGTCGTACAATAACTGAGCAAGTAGAGCTACTTGATTCTTTACAGatcaatatcttttgtCTACCAATCTTGTCTAAGTTCATTTCACTAATACTAATAATAAGTAGTCGTTGGAAGCCTTTCTTATGTATCACCCAGCTCGGCATGTGCAAAATTGTTGAGTCAATTCTAGAGTTATATCCACTTTTATCTTTAGATTTGTAAGAAATTGCTTCATTTTTAGGGAAGGGCGTCTTGTTAGATGGTAATACTTGTGTTTGTTCTAAATAGTCCACTAAAGAGTCATCAGAATTTTCAGAGTTATCAGAATCTTGGCATTTTTCAGAATTGTGTTCCTTTTCTAGTAAATCGCTTGATGCTAACTTAGAATTTAGTTTTGGTATTGGCTTTCGTTTGCTATCTTGCGATAACAACTCGTCTAACAAatcatcgtcatcttcttctgtatCTCCTATATGAAAATTGCTTGTATTTGATGTTGCCTGTAAAAGCtcttcatcactatcaAATCCTTGATCTATATCATGAATACGTTTATCACCTGCATTATCAGTTGAAGTGCTTTTATCTTGAGAGCTGTAGTTAGTTCGCATGGGTCGACAATTACTATTTTGGCATTCAAGACCCTTATCCGGTGATGAAGGAAGGTCCAAAGGTATCCCAGACATTTGCTGGTCCTCAGATGCCACTTGGTATATATCTCTTGAATTTTGCTCCTCATTATTATATCTATGAGCGGTTTCTGATCTACGATTAAGAACAGAATCACTATCGTTCATATTGTTAAGATTGATAATTGTCTTCCATCTATTAGGTACTATTGGAGTAGATGATGGACCGTTGGTAATATAGTTGAGTTCAGAGGAATCAGGATCATGGTTAGTTTTATCCGATTTATCACTATGCAGTGGAGTATATCGCCATATTACCTCTTCTTCCGGATACATTTTTTGAGTCGTTAAAGGTTCAGGCACTGATAGCTGTTTTTGTATGTGTCCTCTAATATTACTCATATTACCATGCTGCTTTGAATTCACAATCATCGATTTGGACCGTGGAATGCTGGTATCATGTGAGCCTGACTCTTGCAATTCTTCGGAAAGCTCATTGACAATTTTATCTGTTTTCTTGGACCTCCTTAATTGAGTAACAGATATTGAATGCACAgtatttgttttatttttggaaCTTAAAGTATCAATTGGTGCAAATTTGTAGCGTTCATTTCGTAACCTAAGTGGcttttgcttctttttattcagctcttcatcattttttttagttgtAGTAGGTTTAGTCGGGGACTGAGTAAGATCGACTGTCCTTTTCTTATTGTCTCCTGAATTTACCATGTCGTCATCTTCTCTAACAGTTTATGGTTTTGATCTGATCGCCGCTATATTTATCACAATGAACAATCGCCCTGCTTCTTCTAATTCACAGTCTATGAATTGAGATAACCAATTATCTAGGATTATTAATACACCTTATATAGTACAAATATAGTGGAAAGTAATCTAACTTCTATAAAACTTCGCATTTGAATATTGCGTATTTACACTCACTACTTGTTACGCATTTTTTGATCCGATTTTctaagctcatcgcgatTTTTCCAATTTACAAGCAGTTGACATGTCAAGTGATGGTATCATACCGGACCAAGTAAGTCGCAATATGCTCGATTTATAAGCTACACACAATTTAATCTCGgctattatatatttagtGAATAATTTTCATGCTAGTCTGTAAAGTGAACTTCTTTGATATCAAAAGTTAAAGTTTATAATAATGATCATTTTGAAAGCACTGTAGAAAAGCATCGATATTGTCTCCATATACTACCATTGGGTAATATATTCGAACATTAATCCACACCGGAAAGTTTCCAGTATATTGCATTTGCTAAAGACACTTCAGCACATTGTTCAATAAGAAAAGCTTTCTATGATATTGTCTAGTCTACTATTGATAAAGGAGCGTAAATCAAGTAGCTTTTTCTTAGTCTGCTCATCCACAGCAGCTGCTAGGTAATTTCTCTCAAGTTCTTCTATATCATGCTGAATTGAACGTACCAACTTGTCAGTTAAGTTTGAATTAGGTAACTTTGCTTGGTCTTGTTCATCATCTTTCATTAATCCATGTACATTGGTCAACGAGCTCTCATTACACTCTGTTATCTTGTtgtattcttcttctgtcGGAACTTGTAGCCCAAGTTCTGCAAAGACTTGTAATAAAAACGACTTCTTGACATAACATTTTTCAACTATCGATGCAAATGAATAGCCTAATCTCACCAACAGCAGTACTGCATTATGTAGCTCAGATCGTAATGCTACTTCACTGTCCACAGTTTCAGTTAACTCGTCATTTTCATATGCTTCTTGATGACATTCTAGGGAATGAAGTGGTTCGCCGCCTGCGTCATCAATCATGACCTTTTTACATTCATTATATATCGACAACTTTTCTATATTGCTCCAGAATTAAACTCTTATTAGTCTAAAGAGAACGATTAACTAGCTATACtcatttattatatatgttaCTTGATGTCTCGCTacaacttttttttgttacttTAGCAATTACCTTTCCACATCAaaaatcaaacaaaaatgcGACTTAAATGTGGACAGTCAATATACTAAACAATGAAATAAGAAGGCGCCTGATTTAAATACATACAAAGAGGTTGGTGTTAGCATTCTGTTAAATTCACAAACAGTGTTAACGAGGGCATTAGAAACTATGTCAGAGCTCTaaacaatatttatttagGTTTATATTCTATGCAAACAGATCCTCTTGACCGGCTTCCAAATCACCATCATCATCCATAAGGTCTGCAAACTGTAGAAAATGATTTGGCCTGTGTATATCGTTATAGAATTCAACAGGAATTCTGATTGACATATCATCTAGTGTATCCGGAAGATTTGTAGGCATGAAGTAGTAATTCCACACTCCAGTGCTAGGTACGAAGAAGTTCCCAGAAATTCTATCTGAAAGCATCAATTGTGCGTTTTCACTGTAGTTTGGTTCAAATCCCTCAGGGATTTCACTAACAGTATCCTTATTTTGCATTGCCCAAGCTAGACCTTTAATTGAGGCCGTGAAACCTGAAATACTAATTGACCCAGGAACCGAACAGATTGAGATCATGATAGGATCGTGTTTGCTGTTAGAAAAATGCGAAGCGTGATTCATCAAAGCAGAAGGTCCCATAAACTTAAAGTCTTCATGTTGTATATTAACCCAACCCAGAAGCTTCAACCCTTCCAGCTCCTCATAGTCGTCATGATTTGGGTGGCCAATAAATTTTACTGTTCTATCGGTACTAATCTGAGGCACCAAAACGACTGTTTGGATTTCATTCACATTAGGATGATCCTTCGGAGAACTACCATAAATATATGCAGCAACTTGTAACTTGACATCTGATATTTGAACTAGCTTCTCAAGTATGTTCTTTGGAAAAATGTATACAGGTTTCTCTTCAATGAACTCACCAGCATTTACATAAATGTTTTTCAAACGAATATGTAATAAACTGTTAGCAAGCGCAGATTTTTTCCATTCACTTTTAGAATTGAAACTTTCGGTTTCATAATTTGAGGATGttacaacaacaatttCTTCACCTTGAGCATTAATGGCCTTTGTTTTAGTGACTGTCGTAGATTGGCCACCTTCAAGTAGTTTTTCCTTATCCAGCTTGGCCTCTTCCAATTCTGCCATTTTTTGCCGTTTTACCGATGGAGCTTTGATATTTTGGCCTAATATCAAATCTTTGATTTCAGTCTGTGTAAGCGCGGAAATTTTTACATTGTACTTTTTCCCGTACTCTGCTAAAATCAGATCCCTCATTTgactttcaatttcaatcCATTGCGAGTCCGAAAAAGATGGCCAGAGGTGATGCTCTTTAATAACTATAGTAGGATCACGAAGCAAGATTGATTTAGCCTGCTCTTCATTTGTTTTTAAAGCCCTAAGGAGTAATATTAACCGCGAAAATGCTGTGTAGGATGAGATGGTATCTAGCCAATCATCGTAAATGTTGTAAAGGACCATTTTTGGTTCAGAGGCACGCATAACAATATCCGATAGCTTATCAATAGACATCGCAGCAGAGAAAGGTAATTTCAGTTCGGTAGGCCTGATTGCTACGTTAGGAAAATCGAGCATGTGAACTTCCAACGGATCAAGCATAGCCTTTCTAGTCACAATAACTTGCTTTGGTTGTTCTTCCTTAGGAAGAGATCTAACCAACGCACTTACTTCTTCAGCTGTCTTCCATTTTGCCAATTGGCTCAATCGCTTTTGTCCTGACCACACTGATGTATGAATAAtctttaaaaataaatgtcCTGATTTCGGATTCAACATAAATACGCAACCGTTAACTGCTTTGGTTGCAACGTTCCCCTCAAATGTTTTATGCACCGACACTCGATAGACATTCGTATCATCCACGAAAAGTTTAATGTCATCGTTAAATAACTCAGCATAATTGGAAGAGTTTAAGAAAGGTTCTTGAACAGTGGATTGATAAATTTGCAAACCTTTCCTTATTCTCTCTCTCAAAACATACAGTGCTGGATTTGCCTTCATAATTGTTTTCATACCATTTTGTATCAATGGTTTGAGCCCATCAAACCAATTGCCATAGGCATCATACATATTATACGCCAAATCTATGCATATCATAATACCTGTTGGAGATGGATACATACTGACATTGTCGGTAGTATAGTCTAGAAACTTTGCTCTTGCATATCTTGAAATATCATGTGAATCATAGTCACCGTAACGCAACTGTACATCGATCCACATTTTGTTACTACTAATACTTGAAGTGTCATCATTACTATTGTGCAACAGGGTGGGCTTTGAAACCTTCCATTGATCTATACTTGTCAGGGTAATATCTGCAGCAGATGAATTCATTTTGTATGATTTCCTTGGATGTACTGACTCTTTTATCACATTCTCTATTGCCAAGGATGATAGTTCGCCATCGAGAATCTGAcatatatcaaatacaaCGCTTTCATGAATTTTTTGCCATAAATGAGCTCTGAATATTTGTATCAACGATATTTTTAACGTGGGTATTTTACCATGTAAAAAAATACCCGTTAAATCTAACTGTACAAGAAAACCAACATACACATTTGCTCTATTAATAGTAGGTGACCACCACAAAGTGAACCTACGGTTAGGTATTTGACTCAAACCTGTTCTTTGAGCATGCGTTAATCTCTTGAACTGCATCGAATCTTCAAAACCTGACGCTTTCTCCCAAAATAACCCTTCCCATGAATGGAAGCCAGTACCTTTGAAGAGGGTATGTTCTAGAATAGTTTCTATACCACCTAAAGCTTGGATTACATCTGTTCTATAATTGTTCAAATTCCACAGCTTACCGTCATGATGAGCATTGGTCCACCAAAACGCTAATGGTCTATCGAGTGAGAATTGTTTAAATTCCCTTCTCACCCTGTGGCCTCTATCATATGCCAAAGTTTGCCTGTCTCTTTGAAACAATGTGCTTATTCTGGGGATACCTCTATCCCATGAACCCTCAAGTTCCTCAAAAGACAACCTCCTATTTTGACTCATCGCTTCTAATCTTTTATTGGCATACTCTGCCCATACACGTTGTGAATCTAAAAACTCATTTTCCCAAGTTGGAATGTATCGAAAAATAGTTGGTATCGATTGGCTGTCTTCATGAGACATACCCGCTCTGAAGTGAGTAATACCTGTATCTGTTTGCTTTGAATATGCTAAATCAGAAGAAGGGATAAGAATGTGAGAAGCACTCAACATGCCTAAACCTCCTAGCTCTTTAGGTGTATAAAACACAGCAGGTGGAAAACGAGTAGGCATTTTAGAATTTAATCCAAGTTTTACTCTGTTCTGAATACGTGTTTCAGACTTAACCAATATGTCTAACAGTGGTTCGGTTGTTATTATTGCCTCTCTGAAATAAGTAAATAATGCGATTAGAGCCGTATTCCATTTCGCAGCAATCTTTGAAAAGGTAGCAGAGCCTGCCGTCATTAGTATACCGCGAATAACTCcttcaaatatatcaattgaCTCCTGAGAGACTTTTAAATATGCAATTGCTGTTCTTTGTTGAGTAGATTTCTCGACCAAATCCCATACACTTTCCGAGACTGTAGTTAGTTCATCAGTTCTGAGCTTAGGAATTATCCGCACTTCAAAACCACACAATGTAAATAACAAATTTGGGTTATTCTTACTGTATACTgaagcaaaagaagaatcCCATTTTATTTCCGCAATTGAACCAGGTATACGACCTTGCACTTCCCAAAAAACTGCTCTTCCAAGGTGTACATCTTGTCTAATCAGTCGCATACGCTGATCCTTTGCCCAGCACTTTTTGTTGGGATAGTTTATAATATCTTCGAAGTTTGGATCAGGATTTTCTGACAAGTACTGGAATGTCAGGTCGTCGGCCTCTTTCTCAGAGAAATGAAACAccatatatattttatccAAATATCTCATGTACAATTTTAAGGGGTGTTTATCAGCAACCTCTGAAGAGCTGTACTCCATAAATTCATTAGGAGCACTAACAGGACCGGCAATTTCATTAGCCCTATCAATTCCAAGAATCAATATATCCATAACCAAGCCATAAAATTGATATAGGAATGAAGCGAATTGTAGACCACGAATAATACCATACTTATTAACATAGCTcatatctttgaaattgacaattacattattttttgcaacCATATAGTCAGCTAGGTTAGGATCCATAACTAGTCTGAGCAATCTATTCAGCAGAGTAAAATCAACTTTTTCGACAAAAGCTTCAAGTTTCGATTCCAGCAACACTGTGGATTTATTTCCATGAACATCCCATATTCCATTGACGTTATTAATACCTTGAGCCCATTTATATACAAGTAATGGTGATATTTCAGAATCACTAGGTTTTATCCAATTTGGAAACAGATTCTTTTGCTCAGCTTCATACCAAATGTATTGATCTAAATAGGCATCAGTAATCTTCTCCAATGGATCGACTGCATACACAGGAGAAATATGGTGATAGTGCTCTACCATATTGATATCAACTGGTTTAAATACTCTTTGTGTTAAGAGGTATTTTTTAACTCTATTCAAAGTTTCATGAGGATTGTCGTACGCATCTTCGATTAGCGCCaattcttctctttcagCTGCATTTAGTCGAGTTTTGGCACCATAGGAATCCTTCAAATTTTCCAAGGCTAGTACCAAGATCTTTGTATCATTTTTATATGTCAAGGATGGAAAAGCAATAGGTTTGaaacttcttgttcttaGCCAATCAACCATTACTCTAAAGATTGTAGATGCTTCAACTGGAGTTAATTCAGGTCCATTCTTTTCTATCTGAGCTTGACGGTCTTGTTCATTCTTTATCCATAATCTTGTTAGTCTTCCTAAATTTCTCTTGGCAGCGTTTTTTTCGATATGAACAccttttttcattttctccCTATTTGAATGTGCAGAAGAAATCCATCCATCCGCCTTGGCTCTTACATATCTTTCTATTATAGTTTTTATTGGAAGTGGCATTCCTGGTACATCCCAAGGAATGTTAGCTTTCCAGCATCGCCATGCTTCACTCAAATGCTGTAGAATAGTTCTAGCCTTTTGTTGTCTCAATCCCTCCGGTATCATGTCAAGTATATCATTCATTACTGATGCTCTCAATTCAAGGTCATAATAGGCATCAGTTCTCTGTTTGGTAGTCGTTTTCACAATATCATTATTTCTTCCTTCAAATTGTCTTATTAACAAATTAGATAACCATCTTTCTAAAATAGGGATAATACCTCTTAAAAAGAATATCCAAATACGCCATGCAGGATGCCAAAAACCACATCCAGGCCCTTTACcaataattttattgaaCTTAGAGTATACCACATGTTTCAAATCCTTACAAGCTCTTATCTGATGCATAACCTTGTACTTGTATCTGTAGATACCTGTCAACTGACCTAAATGGTTaagaatataatataatccATCAGCCAGTTGAAACGGATCAATATTTCCTAGTCTGAACTGTAAGTGTGCATCGACTATGagttttatcatttttaaGATTTCTCTCATTAAGTGAAATGCATTCCCGAatcttgatttttttctttccttagTAGTTAATGTCTTTGTTGGCTTCAGGTTGAAATTGTAGTCCAAATGTAGATAGTTTAGTCCTCTCTTGTGAATAAGTAAGTTTAACATATTATGACCCTGTCTACATAATTGTATACCTGCCTCTAACCAGTCGATATGTGTTTCCTGAAAAAATTTAGTACTCTTTAAATCCTTCAGAAGGTTGTAATTTTTATGATTTTTTCTATTCCGCTTTAAGGCATTAAAAACATCTTTCTTTAGTAACTTTTGATGCGAGACTTTTACTTTGGTAGGTTCACCAGATCCTGGACGTTCATTGTAGGCTCTTTTAACTAAGGAAATATCTTCTGCTCTCTTCATATGACCCTGTCTCCTGTTGAAAGGGTAAGGAGAATGGTACATTTCGAATGCATCACCAGTGGTATCATCAAATAAGTCAACTTCTGACATTAGTGGTTTCAGTTCACATCCAAGGTCGAATAAATCTTCAGTATTACCAAAATTTTTGTCAGAGAGACCTGACACATGTTCCAAACCCACATCAAACACATCACTAGAggtttttgtaattttcaAGCAAAATATTGGGTGAGAATGCCAATTTAGGGTAACTGATCTAGGTCTGGAATAATACAGGTTTGGATAGGCTAGAATGTGTTCATTTCGTAATATGTTTCGAAAAATAATTCTGTCTATCGCATTAAAATCGTTATAATCCTCATTTTGAGTATCATCAGATGGATATAGAGGCTCGAATCTGGGCCCACCAGGAATAAAAGTATTAAGAGCCTTTGAATTCATAAAtgtttttttatcaaacaGATAATAGTAGTTCCCATCATGAGTTCCATTCAATAAGGGCTTTGATAAATTATGTAAGGAACGGACGTCTTTAACATTGAGtttccattttttatatGATGTTCCGTTTGTCTTGGTACGATCATCTTCCAATGGCCTAGAGTCATACAGCCAATCCGAAACTTGTGCATAATCTGGGTCATTCGATTGGAGTTGTATCCCCTTTTGGCTATCTGAGTCGTTTAT encodes:
- a CDS encoding uncharacterized protein (CAGL0I02244g~Protein of unknown function) translates to MIDDAGGEPLHSLECHQEAYENDELTETVDSEVALRSELHNAVLLLVRLGYSFASIVEKCYVKKSFLLQVFAELGLQVPTEEEYNKITECNESSLTNVHGLMKDDEQDQAKLPNSNLTDKLVRSIQHDIEELERNYLAAAVDEQTKKKLLDLRSFINSRLDNIIESFSY
- the PRP8 gene encoding U4/U6-U5 snRNP complex subunit PRP8 (CAGL0I02266g~Ortholog(s) have U1 snRNA binding, U2 snRNA binding, U5 snRNA binding, U6 snRNA binding, mRNA binding, pre-mRNA intronic binding, second spliceosomal transesterification activity) yields the protein MGSPLPPPPPPALAGFEIESDEDIQGNSVDEFALPSSPLPPPPPPPPDIEDDFEDSNSLIDENGELPPPPPPPLPPPGLDAAFLNETPIEHNLHEEHINTKKIRTSSNDKPKTFKKKRSRKIIKKQEKRLKKLKQGKISYSKIEMPPEHLRKIIDNHADISSRRFDHDKKSFLGALKYLPHAILKLLENMPQPWESNKEVKVLYHTAGAITFVNEIPRVIEPVYIAQWSTMWVAMRKEKRDRTHFKRIRLPPFDDDEPPLSYSDHINDSDSQKGIQLQSNDPDYAQVSDWLYDSRPLEDDRTKTNGTSYKKWKLNVKDVRSLHNLSKPLLNGTHDGNYYYLFDKKTFMNSKALNTFIPGGPRFEPLYPSDDTQNEDYNDFNAIDRIIFRNILRNEHILAYPNLYYSRPRSVTLNWHSHPIFCLKITKTSSDVFDVGLEHVSGLSDKNFGNTEDLFDLGCELKPLMSEVDLFDDTTGDAFEMYHSPYPFNRRQGHMKRAEDISLVKRAYNERPGSGEPTKVKVSHQKLLKKDVFNALKRNRKNHKNYNLLKDLKSTKFFQETHIDWLEAGIQLCRQGHNMLNLLIHKRGLNYLHLDYNFNLKPTKTLTTKERKKSRFGNAFHLMREILKMIKLIVDAHLQFRLGNIDPFQLADGLYYILNHLGQLTGIYRYKYKVMHQIRACKDLKHVVYSKFNKIIGKGPGCGFWHPAWRIWIFFLRGIIPILERWLSNLLIRQFEGRNNDIVKTTTKQRTDAYYDLELRASVMNDILDMIPEGLRQQKARTILQHLSEAWRCWKANIPWDVPGMPLPIKTIIERYVRAKADGWISSAHSNREKMKKGVHIEKNAAKRNLGRLTRLWIKNEQDRQAQIEKNGPELTPVEASTIFRVMVDWLRTRSFKPIAFPSLTYKNDTKILVLALENLKDSYGAKTRLNAAEREELALIEDAYDNPHETLNRVKKYLLTQRVFKPVDINMVEHYHHISPVYAVDPLEKITDAYLDQYIWYEAEQKNLFPNWIKPSDSEISPLLVYKWAQGINNVNGIWDVHGNKSTVLLESKLEAFVEKVDFTLLNRLLRLVMDPNLADYMVAKNNVIVNFKDMSYVNKYGIIRGLQFASFLYQFYGLVMDILILGIDRANEIAGPVSAPNEFMEYSSSEVADKHPLKLYMRYLDKIYMVFHFSEKEADDLTFQYLSENPDPNFEDIINYPNKKCWAKDQRMRLIRQDVHLGRAVFWEVQGRIPGSIAEIKWDSSFASVYSKNNPNLLFTLCGFEVRIIPKLRTDELTTVSESVWDLVEKSTQQRTAIAYLKVSQESIDIFEGVIRGILMTAGSATFSKIAAKWNTALIALFTYFREAIITTEPLLDILVKSETRIQNRVKLGLNSKMPTRFPPAVFYTPKELGGLGMLSASHILIPSSDLAYSKQTDTGITHFRAGMSHEDSQSIPTIFRYIPTWENEFLDSQRVWAEYANKRLEAMSQNRRLSFEELEGSWDRGIPRISTLFQRDRQTLAYDRGHRVRREFKQFSLDRPLAFWWTNAHHDGKLWNLNNYRTDVIQALGGIETILEHTLFKGTGFHSWEGLFWEKASGFEDSMQFKRLTHAQRTGLSQIPNRRFTLWWSPTINRANVYVGFLVQLDLTGIFLHGKIPTLKISLIQIFRAHLWQKIHESVVFDICQILDGELSSLAIENVIKESVHPRKSYKMNSSAADITLTSIDQWKVSKPTLLHNSNDDTSSISSNKMWIDVQLRYGDYDSHDISRYARAKFLDYTTDNVSMYPSPTGIMICIDLAYNMYDAYGNWFDGLKPLIQNGMKTIMKANPALYVLRERIRKGLQIYQSTVQEPFLNSSNYAELFNDDIKLFVDDTNVYRVSVHKTFEGNVATKAVNGCVFMLNPKSGHLFLKIIHTSVWSGQKRLSQLAKWKTAEEVSALVRSLPKEEQPKQVIVTRKAMLDPLEVHMLDFPNVAIRPTELKLPFSAAMSIDKLSDIVMRASEPKMVLYNIYDDWLDTISSYTAFSRLILLLRALKTNEEQAKSILLRDPTIVIKEHHLWPSFSDSQWIEIESQMRDLILAEYGKKYNVKISALTQTEIKDLILGQNIKAPSVKRQKMAELEEAKLDKEKLLEGGQSTTVTKTKAINAQGEEIVVVTSSNYETESFNSKSEWKKSALANSLLHIRLKNIYVNAGEFIEEKPVYIFPKNILEKLVQISDVKLQVAAYIYGSSPKDHPNVNEIQTVVLVPQISTDRTVKFIGHPNHDDYEELEGLKLLGWVNIQHEDFKFMGPSALMNHASHFSNSKHDPIMISICSVPGSISISGFTASIKGLAWAMQNKDTVSEIPEGFEPNYSENAQLMLSDRISGNFFVPSTGVWNYYFMPTNLPDTLDDMSIRIPVEFYNDIHRPNHFLQFADLMDDDGDLEAGQEDLFA